From a single bacterium genomic region:
- a CDS encoding type II toxin-antitoxin system HipA family toxin: MNTLFVFFENQVVGQLRKDAEGVLSFQYSSNWLDHSQAFPISLSLPLQKEPFKNYLTKAFFENLMPEGDVLHDLKMQQNTVEVFEFMQYYGQDCAGAMTIHSHDSIKTIPAKPLKEIDLNKIYSALKNHQSIASEIANQNPGYLSIAGAQDKFPCIYQDGKVFLPQDHSPTTHIVKAPIWRFGVTESVFNEYFCMQLAKRIGLTVANCSILEGPYPLFIAERYDRQQNKDQTYFRLHQEDLCQAQGILAENKYENKGGPSLVDNYQILKKHINPYDRFFALEHYLKWVMFNLIIGNNDSHSKNISLLLHADKGYTLAPFYDLLSTAVYPKLVSHFSFKIGGRDQFSKIGKNQLLAQEKTLGLSQGVLLETLQKTADSIQNQLPILLEESQNTWPQVKVFNKISNLIQKRMKSLHMQKAL, encoded by the coding sequence ATGAACACTTTATTTGTGTTCTTTGAAAACCAAGTTGTGGGGCAACTTAGAAAAGATGCCGAAGGGGTTTTGTCGTTTCAGTACAGCTCAAATTGGCTGGATCATTCCCAAGCTTTTCCCATCAGTTTATCCCTGCCTCTGCAAAAAGAGCCTTTTAAAAATTACCTGACCAAAGCGTTTTTTGAAAACTTGATGCCTGAGGGAGATGTCTTGCATGACTTAAAAATGCAGCAAAACACAGTAGAAGTGTTTGAGTTTATGCAGTACTACGGCCAAGACTGTGCTGGAGCCATGACAATCCATAGTCATGATAGCATTAAAACTATACCAGCAAAGCCACTAAAAGAAATTGATCTCAATAAAATCTATAGCGCTTTAAAAAACCATCAGTCTATAGCCAGTGAAATTGCCAATCAAAACCCTGGTTATCTTTCCATTGCCGGCGCTCAAGACAAGTTTCCATGCATTTATCAAGATGGAAAAGTTTTTTTACCGCAAGATCATTCACCCACAACGCACATTGTTAAAGCTCCCATTTGGCGTTTTGGCGTTACTGAGTCTGTATTTAATGAATACTTTTGCATGCAGCTTGCAAAAAGAATTGGTTTAACTGTAGCCAACTGCTCTATCTTAGAAGGCCCATACCCCCTTTTTATTGCTGAGCGCTATGACCGACAACAAAACAAAGATCAAACATATTTTAGACTGCATCAAGAAGATCTCTGTCAAGCTCAAGGAATTTTGGCTGAAAATAAATATGAGAATAAGGGGGGCCCCAGCCTAGTAGACAACTATCAAATCTTAAAAAAACACATCAATCCTTACGATAGATTTTTTGCTCTTGAACACTACTTGAAATGGGTCATGTTCAATCTCATCATTGGCAACAATGACTCGCATTCAAAAAACATCTCACTTCTTTTACATGCAGACAAAGGCTATACCTTGGCCCCTTTTTATGACCTTTTATCGACCGCTGTTTACCCTAAGTTGGTTTCTCACTTTTCTTTTAAAATTGGGGGTCGTGATCAATTTTCAAAAATAGGAAAAAACCAATTGCTGGCACAAGAAAAAACTTTAGGTTTAAGCCAAGGTGTTTTACTTGAAACCCTGCAAAAAACGGCTGACTCAATTCAAAATCAACTTCCTATATTACTTGAAGAATCACAAAACACCTGGCCACAAGTCAAAGTGTTTAATAAAATATCAAACCTGATCCAAAAAAGAATGAAGAGTCTTCATATGCAAAAAGCTCTTTAA
- a CDS encoding helix-turn-helix domain-containing protein: protein MAIKQRRKELGLTQKQVAKFCQLSFNGLSQIELGNQSIRLNTLIRLSEILGFTVNLEMERV from the coding sequence TTGGCCATAAAACAGAGAAGAAAAGAGCTGGGCTTAACCCAAAAACAGGTGGCCAAGTTTTGCCAGCTTTCTTTCAATGGCCTCAGTCAAATTGAACTGGGCAATCAGAGTATTCGACTGAATACACTGATACGATTATCTGAAATTCTTGGCTTTACCGTAAATCTAGAAATGGAACGCGTATGA
- a CDS encoding DUF2130 domain-containing protein, producing MNEIKCPHCKKAFKIDEAGYAEIVKQVHNSEFEKELHDRLELAEKEKASAVQLAEEKTKSELRTEFVKLQKQFSDLESEKNTKIMKLQAQVDAAETHKKLALSEAVNTLEKERDALANKLQSKETEQKLRETSLKDKYESELKSKEEMIAYYKDLKAKMSTKMLGESLEQHCEIEFNKLRATAFQNAYFEKDNDASLGSKGDYIYRELGDKQAELISIMFEMKNEADQTASKKKNEDFLAKLDADRHKKGCEYAVLVSLLEGDNDLYNTGIVDMSHKYPKMYVIRPQFFIPMITLLRNAAMNSMQYKAELEVVKAQNIDVTHFEKELEDFRDSFGRNFRLASEKFQAAIESIDKSIAQLEKTKKSLLSSENNLRIANDKADDLSVKKLTKNNPTMKAKFDELKNE from the coding sequence ATGAATGAAATTAAATGTCCGCACTGTAAAAAAGCCTTTAAAATTGATGAAGCCGGTTATGCAGAAATTGTAAAGCAGGTTCACAACAGCGAGTTTGAAAAAGAGCTGCATGATCGCTTGGAATTGGCTGAAAAAGAAAAAGCCAGCGCCGTGCAACTGGCAGAAGAAAAAACCAAGAGTGAATTGCGCACCGAGTTTGTAAAACTGCAAAAGCAGTTCTCTGATTTAGAATCTGAAAAAAACACAAAAATCATGAAGCTTCAAGCACAAGTGGATGCGGCTGAGACCCATAAAAAACTGGCGCTGAGTGAAGCTGTCAACACCTTGGAAAAAGAGCGAGATGCTCTGGCCAACAAGCTACAAAGCAAAGAAACCGAACAAAAATTACGAGAAACAAGCCTAAAGGATAAATACGAATCAGAGCTCAAGAGCAAAGAAGAGATGATTGCCTACTACAAAGATCTAAAAGCCAAGATGAGCACCAAAATGCTGGGTGAAAGTTTGGAGCAGCATTGTGAGATTGAATTCAATAAACTCAGAGCCACAGCCTTTCAAAACGCCTACTTTGAAAAAGACAACGATGCCTCTCTTGGAAGCAAAGGCGACTATATTTATCGTGAGCTAGGAGACAAGCAGGCAGAACTGATCAGCATCATGTTTGAAATGAAAAACGAAGCCGATCAAACAGCCAGCAAAAAAAAGAACGAAGACTTTTTGGCCAAGTTGGATGCAGACAGACATAAGAAGGGCTGTGAATATGCTGTGCTGGTTTCCCTGCTTGAAGGAGACAATGATCTGTACAATACCGGTATTGTCGATATGTCACACAAATATCCCAAAATGTATGTGATTCGCCCACAATTTTTTATTCCCATGATTACTTTGTTAAGAAATGCAGCCATGAACTCCATGCAGTACAAAGCTGAGCTTGAAGTGGTGAAAGCTCAAAACATTGATGTCACCCATTTTGAAAAAGAATTGGAAGACTTTAGGGATTCCTTTGGTCGTAATTTCAGGTTGGCTTCAGAAAAATTTCAAGCAGCCATAGAAAGCATCGATAAATCCATTGCCCAGTTAGAAAAGACCAAAAAAAGCCTGCTCAGCTCAGAGAACAATTTAAGAATTGCCAATGACAAAGCGGATGATTTGAGTGTAAAAAAATTAACCAAAAACAATCCAACCATGAAAGCAAAGTTTGATGAACTCAAAAATGAATAG